GTCATCGCCAGCTATCCTGCGTCCGGGCTGCTTGGTCTCTCATTCCAGATGGGGCGAATTTCGCAAGCCTCCCTCTCACCCGGCGGGTTTATCAATGCCGCTAAGGGCAAGGTCTTGCGAGACGCGGTCATGTCGCAGTGCGATACCCTTGATGGGGTAGCGGATGGTGTCATCAGCAATCCAGGCGCGTGCGGATTTGACGCGGCTACACTGCGCTGTCCAGGCGGTGCAGACACTGGAGACACGTGTCTGTCGGATGCACAACTCAATACCGTGGCGACAATCGCCACGCCGCTCATCACTACCTTCGACTTCGCGAATGGTATTCGAACCATCCCGGGCTACAAAGTACTTGCTGGTGCCGACTTTTGGGGGCCGCTGTATCCGTCCCTGGGTTCATCAGCAGCGGACGCCGTTGCGGATCCGGCCACGGCTGATGTGGCAAAGGCATCGTTCTTCTATGCCTTCCCGAATGCCCTGGTGAAGTATGCAATTGCTCGCGACCCGAGCCTCGACATCCTTACCTTCGGGTTCACGAATCCCGGCGCCCTGACCGCGCGGACACAAGCGGTGAGTCAGTTGATAGACGGAACGAGCGTCAATTTCGATGCCTTCAAAAACAAAGGCGGAAAGTTGATCCTGCAACATGGGCAGGCGGACCAGTTTATTCCTGCGCAGATGTCCGTTGACTTGTACAACCGCCTGCTTGCAGCCTATGGGCAGTCCCAGCTCTCATCGTTCCTGAAGTTCTATTTGCTCCCGGGCGCAGCGCATGGCTTCGGCGGCCAATTTGAAGGGGGTTACGACAGCCTGACGGCCCTGGACTATTGGGTGACAAAAGGGGTGGAACCCCATGATCTGATCGTTACCGATGTTACTCCGCCAACTACCGGTAGAAAGCGCCCGGTATGCGAGTATCCCGCGTGGCCAAAGTATGTCGGGGGCGACCCGAACAGTGCAACAAGTTACGTCTGTACTGCTTGAACCATCGAATGCACAGGTAAAGC
The Cupriavidus taiwanensis genome window above contains:
- a CDS encoding tannase/feruloyl esterase family alpha/beta hydrolase, which produces MNHARDKVWRSVGALTVLSTLAISLAGCGGEESAPSVGAPGPTTAQKSPTELCGELKGIAIPAGNIGLASTGATITSATLVAASDSGNTSGEFCKVLGGIHPVDSSAPDIQFEVDLPTAWNGKSLHFGGGGLDGVIPDTTGFAASGFSPYGEPSGVLAPLARGYVTYGSDAGHQAANDFVGTFASNDEALANYAGSHIKKTHDVATFLMKTRYGQSASQSYFIGGSGGGRMGLVAAQKYASDYDGVIASYPASGLLGLSFQMGRISQASLSPGGFINAAKGKVLRDAVMSQCDTLDGVADGVISNPGACGFDAATLRCPGGADTGDTCLSDAQLNTVATIATPLITTFDFANGIRTIPGYKVLAGADFWGPLYPSLGSSAADAVADPATADVAKASFFYAFPNALVKYAIARDPSLDILTFGFTNPGALTARTQAVSQLIDGTSVNFDAFKNKGGKLILQHGQADQFIPAQMSVDLYNRLLAAYGQSQLSSFLKFYLLPGAAHGFGGQFEGGYDSLTALDYWVTKGVEPHDLIVTDVTPPTTGRKRPVCEYPAWPKYVGGDPNSATSYVCTA